A single region of the Serinus canaria isolate serCan28SL12 chromosome 1, serCan2020, whole genome shotgun sequence genome encodes:
- the TCEANC gene encoding transcription elongation factor A N-terminal and central domain-containing protein gives MNMKGLKMSDLKDIVHKTHCIETLLSENNLQDIEYHLKELADVDMTVEYLQRTEVTKAVYRVLKSCPSGELKKKAKQLLSRWKTLYKNNCAQSMQVKKSVSVYVKEEIEHLSVVPREQLLSEGQCQQEALDGTSSNTLVPSQTVKNVVHNNAEISINQHSSFEEQHTVHEDSKSVGCEASLQQDLMRALRCKCVDLLFKALIGSTKDEEETVKWLELAKEIEEHIFALHAKNDKKYKNCIRSKVSNLKNPKSCHLKHNLFSGTLSPKVFAEMTVMEMASDELKQLRALYTKSSVQEHQLPQVINGTQTNKIKCRRCEKFDCTVTMIARGTLFLPAWVRNTNPDEQMLTYVICNECGEQWYHSRWICL, from the exons ATGAACATGAAAG gTTTAAAAATGTCTGATCTGAAAGATATTGTACACAAAACCCATTGTATTGAAACACTGCTGTCTGAGAACAATTTGCAAGATATTGAGTATCATCTTAAAGAACTTGCAGATGTTGATATGACTGTAGAATATCTTCAGAGGACAGAAGTTACCAAGGCTGTATATAGAGTACTCAAGAGCTGCCCTTCAGGAGAgttgaaaaagaaagcaaagcagttaTTGTCAAGGTGGAAAACACTTTACAAGAATAACTGTGCTCAGTCAATGCAAGTTAAAAAGTCAGTTTCTGTGTAtgtgaaagaagaaattgaGCATCTCAGTGTAGTTCCTAGAGAGCAGTTGCTGTCTGAAGGACAATGTCAGCAGGAGGCATTAGATGGTACTAGCTCCAACACTTTGGTCCCATCACAAACTGTTAAAAATGTGGTACATAACAATGCAGAAATCAGTATTAATCAGCATTCTTCTTTTGAGGAGCAACACACTGTTCATGAAGATTCTAAATCTGTTGGTTGTGAAGCAAGCCTGCAGCAGGACCTGATGAGAGCTCTGAGGTGTAAGTGTGTGGATCTTCTTTTCAAAGCTTTGATTGGTTCTACcaaagatgaagaagaaactgTTAAATGGCTAGAGTTAGCTAAAGAAATTGAAGAACATATTTTTGCTCTTCATGctaaaaatgataaaaagtataaaaattgCATCAGAAGTAAAGTCTCTAACCTTAAGAACCCTAAAAGTTGCCACTTAAAGCATAACCTTTTTTCGGGAACTTTGAGCCCAAAGGTGTTTGCTGAGATGACAGTGATGGAAATGGCCAGTGATGAACTGAAACAGCTCAGGGCTTTGTACACAAAATCATCTGTTCAGGAACATCAGCTTCCACAGGTGATTAATGGcacacagacaaacaaaataaagtgcAGACGCTGTGAAAAATTTGATTGCACTGTCACTATGATTGCCAGAGGAACTCTCTTTCTTCCAGCATGGGTGCGAAACACAAATCCAGATGAACAAATGTTGACATACGTTATTTGTAATGAATGTGGAGAACAGTGGTATCACAGCAGATGGATTTGTTTGTAA